Proteins encoded together in one Onychomys torridus chromosome 1, mOncTor1.1, whole genome shotgun sequence window:
- the LOC118573898 gene encoding olfactory receptor 2D3-like — translation MGGGNQTYVVEFILLGLSEDPKIQILLFCIFLIIYLLSVFGNLLIIILIQIDSRLHTPMYFFLKNLSFADLCFSTSIVPQMLVHLLSQRKTISFIGCSIQIVVFLLAGCTECALLAVMSYDRYVAVCKPLHYSTIMTQRVCVQLAVVSWISGALACSVDSAFTLCIPYQGQNVINHYFCEPPALLKLASADTYNAEMALFLVGVIILLAPVSLILVSYWNIISTVIRMQSGEGRLKVFSTCGSHLTVVVLYYGSGIFAYMRPNSKTMSEKDKVISVFYSVMTSMLNPIIYSLRNKDVKGALGKLVGRLCTVKAGDADI, via the coding sequence ATGGGAGGTGGAAACCAAACTTATGTAGTTGAATTTATTCTGCTGGGACTCTCAGAGGATCCTAAAATCCAAATCTTGCTATTCTGTATTTTCTTGATCATCTATCTCCTTTCTGTATTTGGAAACCTGCTGATTATAATCCTCATCCAAATTGACTCTCGACTTCATAcacccatgtactttttcctcaAAAACTTATCCTTTGCTGACCTCTGCTTCTCTACAAGCATTGTACCCCAGATGCTGGTCCACCTCCTTTCACAAAGGAAAACCATTTCTTTTATTGGATGTTCAATACAGATAGTGGTCTTTCTCCTGGCAGGGTGTACAGAGTGTGCTCTGCTGGCAGTGATGTCCTATGACCGGTATGTGGCTGTTTGCAAGCCCCTGCACTACTCCACCATCATGACTCAGAGGGTTTGTGTCCAGTTGGCTGTAGTCTCCTGGATAAGTGGGGCATTAGCATGTTCAGTGGACAGTGCATTTACATTGTGTATCCCTTATCAGGGACAGAATGTAATTAATCACTACTTCTGTGAGCCACCTGCCCTCCTAAAGCTGGCTTCAGCTGACACATACAATGCTGAAATGGCTCTGTTTTTAGTGGGAGTGATTATCTTATTAGCTCCTGTCTCACTCATCCTTGTCTCCTACTGGAACATCATCTCCACTGTGATCCGGATGCAGTCTGGGGAGGGAAGGCTCAAGGTCTTTTCGACCTGTGGTTCCCACCTCACTGTTGTGGTCCTCTACTATGGCTCTGGAATATTTGCCTACATGAGACCCAATTCCAAGACAATGAGTGAAAAGGATAAGGTTATCTCTGTGTTCTATTCAGTTATGACTTCCATGTTGAATCCGATCATTTACAGCCTTAGGAACAAAGATGTGAAAGGGGCACTTGGAAAACTGGTTGGAAGATTGTGCACAGTCAAAGCTGGTGATGcagacatttaa
- the LOC118574002 gene encoding olfactory receptor 2AG2-like, which produces MELMNSTLENGFILVGILDGSGSPELICATITALYMLALTSNGLLLLVITLDARLHVPMYLLLRQLSLIDLLFTSAVTPKAMMDFLLKDNTISFEGCALQLFSAMTLGGSEDLLLAFMAYDRYVAICHPLNYMILMSPKVCWLMVAISWILASLSALGHTVYTMHFPFCMSQEIRHLLCEIPPLLKLACVDTSQYELMVYITGVIFLLLPLSAIFTSYSLILSTVLHMPSNEGRKKALVTCSSHLTVVGMFYGGATFMYVLPSSFHNPKQDNIISVFYTIVTPALNPLIYSLRNKEVIGAFRRILGRHILPAHSTL; this is translated from the coding sequence ATGGAGCTCATGAACTCCACTTTGGAAAATGGCTTCATCTTGGTGGGTATTCTGGATGGCAGTGGCTCTCCTGAATTGATCTGTGCCACAATCACAGCCCTGTACATGTTGGCCCTGACCAGCAATGGACTGCTGCTCCTGGTCATCACACTGGATGCCCGGCTCCATGTGCCCATGTACCTCCTGCTCAGACAACTATCTCTCATTGACCTCCTGTTCACATCAGCTGTCACTCCAAAGGCTATGATGGATTTTCTGCTCAAAGACAACACCATATCCTTTGAGGGCTGTGCACTTCAATTGTTTTCAGCAATGACATTGGGTGGTTCAGAGGACctccttctggccttcatggcCTATGACAGGTATGTGGCCATTTGCCATCCTCTAAACTATAtgatcttgatgagtccaaaggtCTGTTGGCTCATGGTAGCCATATCATGGATTCTGGCATCCCTTAGTGCACTAGggcacactgtatacacaatgcACTTCCCTTTCTGCATGTCCCAGGAAATCAGACATCTGCTTTGTGAGATTCCTCCATTGTTGAAGTTGGCTTGTGTCGACACCTCTCAATATGAGCTCATGGTTTATATAACAGGGGTGATATTTCTATTGCTTCCCCTATCTGCCATTTTTACTTCCTACTCACTAATTCTGTCCACGGTCCTACATATGCCCTCAaatgaaggcaggaagaaagccCTAGTCACCTGTTCCTCCCACTTGACTGTGGTTGGGATGTTCTATGGGGGTGCCACTTTCATGTATGTCCTGCCCAGTTCCTTTCACAACCCTAAGCAAGACAATATCATCTCTGTGTTCTACACAATTGTCACACCCGCTCTGAACCCCCtcatctacagcctgaggaatAAAGAGGTCATTGGGGCTTTTAGAAGGATCTTGGGGAGACATATTCTGCCAGCACACTCCACCCTTTAG